A stretch of Abyssisolibacter fermentans DNA encodes these proteins:
- a CDS encoding D-alanyl-D-alanine carboxypeptidase family protein: MKIKKLTCLLIVLSILCINSTTFANYNITPNPSSQSSILMEKSTGRILYSQNPHKKLPMASTTKIMTALVALEYGNLDDIVKIHPKSVGVEGSSIYLKHNEKITLKDLLYGLMLRSGNDAATAIAYHVGSSVEGFVELMNKKAKEIGALNTHFMNPHGLHHKDHYTTAYDLALITRAAMNIDEFRKISKTKLYISNGDIKRYFYNKNKALWQFSGGDGGKTGYTKSSGRCLVSTATRNGMQLISVVLNDGNWFNDCYNLLSYGFEMYSPSIILQKNQFIKNITVINGKQNYTSVINTSDIILPLTNLEKKEIKIILDMPEKLKAPIKKGQKIGTAKIYFKGKLLCSSILYAHREVVSKTLKDKLVDFFYNIFD, from the coding sequence ATGAAAATAAAAAAACTTACATGCTTACTTATAGTCCTATCAATCCTTTGCATAAACAGCACTACATTTGCAAATTATAATATCACTCCAAACCCATCTAGTCAAAGTAGTATATTAATGGAAAAATCCACTGGTAGAATTTTATATTCTCAAAACCCTCATAAAAAATTACCTATGGCTAGTACTACTAAGATTATGACAGCTTTAGTTGCTCTAGAATATGGTAATCTGGATGATATAGTAAAAATCCATCCAAAAAGTGTAGGTGTTGAAGGATCTAGTATTTATTTAAAACATAATGAGAAAATTACATTAAAAGATTTACTATATGGATTAATGTTACGCTCTGGTAATGATGCAGCAACTGCAATTGCATATCATGTAGGTTCTTCTGTTGAAGGATTCGTTGAATTAATGAACAAAAAAGCTAAAGAAATTGGTGCATTAAATACTCATTTCATGAATCCTCATGGATTGCATCATAAAGACCATTATACAACTGCTTATGATTTAGCTTTAATAACTAGAGCGGCAATGAATATAGATGAATTTAGAAAGATTTCTAAAACTAAACTATATATTTCTAATGGAGATATCAAAAGATACTTTTATAATAAAAATAAAGCCCTCTGGCAATTTAGTGGTGGAGATGGTGGCAAAACAGGATATACAAAATCATCAGGTCGCTGCTTAGTTTCAACAGCTACAAGAAATGGTATGCAGCTTATTTCAGTAGTATTAAATGACGGTAATTGGTTTAATGACTGTTACAATTTATTAAGTTATGGATTTGAAATGTATTCTCCTAGTATAATATTACAAAAAAATCAATTCATTAAAAACATAACAGTAATAAATGGTAAACAGAATTATACATCTGTCATAAACACTTCTGACATAATACTACCATTAACTAATCTTGAAAAAAAAGAAATTAAGATAATTTTGGATATGCCAGAAAAACTAAAAGCTCCTATTAAAAAAGGACAAAAAATAGGAACTGCTAAAATATATTTTAAAGGTAAGCTCTTATGTAGCAGTATTCTTTATGCACATAGAGAAGTAGTATCTAAAACACTTAAAGATAAATTAGTTGATTTCTTTTATAATATTTTTGATTAG
- a CDS encoding segregation and condensation protein A has product MEYKVILDSFEGPLDLLLHLIDKAEVDIYDISITQITDQYLSYLEKMEELDLEITSEFLVMAATLLVIKSKMLLPKEKKDKLFDNEEMDPRDELIQKLIEYKKFKAAALDLKDKEIIQSMIYAKPQEDMDYYQEESIQLTFDGIKLNNLVNALYKVLRKNKYKTNENTFDNIHRDSITIEESMEYILYSLSKLNVINFEEIFANNVSKFEVVVTFLALLELIKLNKVTVYQKDNFEQIEIKLI; this is encoded by the coding sequence ATGGAATATAAGGTTATTTTAGATTCTTTTGAAGGACCTCTTGACTTACTTTTACATTTAATTGATAAAGCTGAAGTAGATATTTATGATATATCAATAACACAGATTACAGATCAATATTTAAGCTACTTAGAAAAAATGGAAGAACTAGATTTAGAAATAACCAGTGAGTTTTTGGTTATGGCTGCAACATTATTGGTAATCAAATCTAAAATGTTACTTCCTAAAGAAAAAAAAGACAAGCTTTTTGATAATGAGGAAATGGATCCTAGAGATGAATTGATACAAAAACTTATAGAATATAAAAAGTTCAAAGCTGCTGCTTTAGATTTAAAAGATAAAGAAATTATCCAAAGTATGATATATGCTAAACCTCAAGAAGATATGGACTATTATCAAGAAGAATCAATTCAATTAACCTTTGATGGCATTAAGCTTAATAATCTTGTAAATGCATTATACAAGGTTTTAAGAAAAAACAAATATAAAACTAATGAAAATACATTTGATAACATACATAGAGATTCTATAACAATAGAAGAAAGTATGGAATACATACTTTATTCTTTATCAAAATTGAATGTAATTAACTTCGAAGAAATCTTTGCAAATAACGTAAGTAAATTTGAAGTTGTAGTAACATTTTTGGCTTTATTAGAGCTTATTAAGCTAAACAAAGTAACTGTATATCAAAAAGATAATTTTGAACAAATAGAAATCAAATTAATATAG
- the scpB gene encoding SMC-Scp complex subunit ScpB, whose product MDKKEIKSLTEALLFVWGDPLSIKDICSVLNINKKYATTILNEMIEEFNITGRGLQIIQTNNSYQICTRPEHYPWISKLCTPKTNKGLTNTALETLSIIAYKQPITKAEIEAIRGVRCDRAIRYLIDKNLVMEVGKLDKPGRPRIFGTTEDFLRYFGIKNISELPNLNILDNESDEEAHEL is encoded by the coding sequence ATGGACAAAAAAGAAATTAAATCACTTACAGAAGCATTGTTATTTGTTTGGGGAGATCCTCTATCCATTAAAGATATCTGTAGTGTTTTAAATATAAATAAAAAATATGCTACAACAATATTAAATGAAATGATAGAGGAGTTTAATATAACTGGCCGAGGTCTGCAAATTATACAAACTAATAATTCTTATCAAATATGTACAAGACCTGAGCATTATCCTTGGATTAGTAAATTGTGCACACCTAAGACAAATAAGGGTCTTACTAATACAGCACTAGAAACATTATCTATTATTGCATATAAACAACCTATAACAAAAGCTGAAATTGAAGCTATTAGAGGTGTAAGGTGTGATAGAGCTATTCGCTATTTAATAGATAAAAATCTTGTTATGGAAGTAGGAAAATTGGACAAACCTGGTAGACCTAGGATTTTTGGAACAACTGAAGATTTTTTAAGGTACTTTGGAATAAAAAATATCTCAGAATTACCTAATTTGAATATATTAGATAATGAATCAGATGAAGAAGCACATGAATTATAA
- a CDS encoding helix-turn-helix domain-containing protein: MSNIIGNRLIYIRESLNLTQEKFSDILQVNFRTYQNWENGNRIPNTNALVHIADTLHISTDWLLGRDQYFIIHNKSDISIIKDILNI; this comes from the coding sequence ATGTCGAATATAATCGGAAACCGTCTAATCTATATCAGAGAAAGTCTAAATTTAACTCAAGAAAAATTTTCAGATATTTTACAAGTTAACTTTAGAACATATCAAAACTGGGAAAATGGTAACAGAATTCCTAATACAAATGCTTTAGTTCATATCGCTGACACTCTACATATTTCTACCGACTGGCTTTTAGGACGTGATCAATATTTTATTATTCATAACAAAAGTGATATTAGTATCATTAAGGATATACTGAATATATAA
- a CDS encoding sulfide/dihydroorotate dehydrogenase-like FAD/NAD-binding protein has translation MKKNLECIDAGGEYCPCYLAETNNCITCSILQGKDFCDCNWRGTCIYQEYVWNGNKKKTPRQSIPVNVVSKTKINKNCYLLKLEVSKTLARYLKQPGSYVFLRNIECLHYFDLPMSILDVNDVDGYIYIAYQVVGSKTKQLNLLKDKLLLRGPYFNGILGFKNLKTLKNSECLLICRGIAQAPCVPVIKYLIRNNNNITLLLDKGKVNEPFIKNFIKDLNINIIEENVMSTSCQKLINIMLKNNSYDFLFLAGSDIVQQKIINIVDELKINPLISATNNNEICCGEGICGACSKRLEDGTVVKTCKTQIDVRESIKRRVNLD, from the coding sequence GTGAAAAAGAATCTTGAGTGCATAGACGCCGGGGGAGAATACTGTCCCTGTTATTTAGCTGAAACTAATAACTGTATAACATGTTCAATACTACAAGGTAAAGACTTTTGTGATTGTAATTGGAGAGGCACATGTATCTATCAGGAATATGTATGGAATGGTAATAAGAAAAAAACTCCAAGACAATCTATACCTGTCAATGTAGTCTCAAAGACTAAAATAAATAAAAATTGCTATCTATTAAAATTAGAAGTTTCAAAGACACTAGCAAGATATTTAAAACAACCTGGTTCATATGTTTTTTTAAGAAATATTGAATGTCTACATTATTTTGATTTACCAATGTCAATTTTAGACGTTAATGATGTAGATGGATATATATATATTGCCTATCAAGTTGTTGGTTCAAAGACAAAACAATTAAATTTATTAAAAGACAAACTACTTCTTAGAGGTCCATATTTTAATGGAATACTTGGTTTTAAAAATTTAAAAACCCTTAAAAATAGTGAATGTTTATTAATTTGTAGAGGTATAGCACAAGCACCTTGTGTGCCAGTTATCAAATATCTTATAAGAAATAATAATAACATAACATTATTATTAGACAAAGGTAAAGTAAACGAACCATTTATTAAAAATTTTATTAAAGATTTAAATATAAATATTATTGAGGAAAATGTTATGAGTACTAGCTGCCAAAAGTTAATCAATATTATGTTAAAAAATAATAGTTATGATTTTTTGTTTTTGGCTGGTTCGGATATTGTCCAACAAAAAATTATCAATATTGTAGATGAATTAAAAATTAACCCTTTAATATCTGCAACAAACAACAATGAAATATGTTGTGGTGAAGGTATTTGTGGTGCTTGTTCAAAACGTTTAGAAGATGGAACTGTTGTTAAAACGTGCAAGACACAAATTGATGTCAGAGAAAGTATTAAAAGGAGGGTTAATCTTGATTAA
- a CDS encoding helix-turn-helix domain-containing protein, which translates to MFGTKLKDLRKKYNFTQKDLAEKLGLTPAAIGLYEQGRRTPDVELIVKIAKIFDISTDYLLIDSDTKPAIIPDELKELGVQYIALAKSFKDNEIPPEDVEKLLKVIKGLKK; encoded by the coding sequence ATGTTTGGTACTAAATTAAAAGATTTAAGGAAAAAATATAATTTTACTCAAAAAGATTTAGCTGAAAAACTAGGTTTAACTCCTGCTGCTATTGGTTTATACGAACAAGGGAGACGAACACCTGATGTAGAGCTAATCGTAAAAATTGCAAAAATTTTCGATATATCTACAGATTATTTATTAATAGATTCAGATACAAAACCAGCTATAATACCTGATGAATTAAAAGAGTTAGGTGTTCAATATATAGCCTTGGCAAAAAGTTTTAAAGATAATGAAATACCACCTGAGGATGTTGAGAAGTTGCTAAAAGTTATTAAAGGATTAAAAAAGTAA
- a CDS encoding recombinase family protein — MNIAIYSRKSIDTGKGESVKNQVKLCKDYFMRQENNCKFEIFEDEGFTGGNTNRPSFQRMMELVKIKQFDVIAVYKIDRIARNIVDFVNIYDELETMGVQLVSITEGFDPRTAAGKMMMLLLASFAEMERMNIAQRVKDNMKELAKIGRWSGGTPPTGYSTIKVLEMGKKVTYLELIEDKSKDIKEMFELYSNSYSTYKISKYFKNKGLNYPIKTIQNILTNPTYLRATKESIKHLESLGYIVYGEPNGCGFLPYNRRPRIKGKKVTISSEKFVATSMHQPIVDLELWLKVHQKLEENCTNPHPRESNYSFLSGLVRCKCGSNMIIQPGHRRKNGTRIFYFRCRTKGCSKFLKVDIAEKYVFETIKQYLDKEYLKRCLKSNKKDVDVDIEIKQIDKKISLNNKAIDNLVDKLTLLSNDASLFITKKIEELSVINRNLKEDLLILERKKLINNLNDNNVDVLHNQIMQFVYLDDDIALKKKYIKTIVKSVIWDSENNTIKIELLK, encoded by the coding sequence ATGAATATAGCTATATACTCTAGGAAATCTATTGATACTGGTAAGGGTGAAAGTGTTAAAAACCAAGTTAAATTATGTAAAGATTATTTTATGAGACAAGAAAATAATTGTAAATTTGAAATATTTGAAGATGAAGGATTTACTGGTGGGAATACTAATAGACCATCTTTTCAGCGAATGATGGAGTTAGTGAAGATAAAACAATTTGATGTTATTGCTGTATATAAAATAGATCGTATTGCTAGGAATATAGTTGATTTTGTGAATATTTATGATGAGCTTGAAACCATGGGTGTTCAACTTGTTAGTATTACGGAAGGATTTGACCCTCGAACTGCTGCAGGTAAAATGATGATGCTTCTACTCGCTTCTTTTGCTGAAATGGAACGTATGAATATTGCTCAACGTGTTAAGGATAATATGAAGGAATTAGCTAAAATAGGTCGTTGGAGTGGTGGCACACCTCCTACTGGCTACTCTACTATAAAAGTTTTGGAAATGGGAAAAAAGGTTACTTATTTAGAATTAATTGAGGATAAATCAAAAGATATTAAAGAAATGTTTGAATTGTATAGCAACAGTTATTCTACCTATAAAATTAGTAAATATTTCAAAAACAAAGGCCTAAATTACCCAATTAAGACTATACAAAACATATTGACTAATCCTACATACTTACGTGCGACTAAAGAGTCTATTAAGCATTTAGAGAGCTTAGGATATATTGTATATGGTGAACCTAATGGTTGTGGTTTTTTACCATATAATCGTAGGCCAAGAATTAAGGGAAAGAAAGTGACAATTAGCAGTGAGAAATTTGTTGCTACCTCTATGCATCAACCAATCGTTGATTTGGAGTTGTGGCTGAAGGTACATCAGAAATTAGAAGAAAATTGTACTAACCCACATCCTAGAGAAAGTAATTATTCTTTTTTATCTGGATTAGTTAGATGTAAGTGTGGTTCAAATATGATTATACAGCCTGGGCATAGGAGAAAGAATGGAACAAGGATATTTTATTTTAGATGTCGCACTAAAGGTTGTAGTAAATTTCTTAAAGTAGATATTGCAGAAAAATATGTTTTTGAAACTATTAAGCAGTACTTAGACAAAGAGTATCTAAAAAGATGTTTAAAGAGCAATAAAAAAGATGTTGATGTGGACATAGAAATTAAGCAAATAGATAAAAAAATATCATTAAACAATAAAGCTATTGATAATTTGGTTGATAAACTTACACTGTTAAGTAATGACGCTTCGTTATTTATAACTAAAAAGATAGAAGAATTATCAGTTATTAATCGTAATCTTAAAGAAGACTTATTAATTCTAGAAAGAAAAAAACTTATTAATAATTTAAATGACAATAATGTTGATGTTTTGCATAATCAAATTATGCAGTTTGTTTATTTGGATGATGATATTGCACTTAAAAAGAAATACATTAAAACTATTGTAAAATCAGTTATTTGGGATTCTGAAAACAACACTATAAAGATTGAATTGCTTAAATAA
- the ytfJ gene encoding GerW family sporulation protein, whose protein sequence is MANHPIEALMTTTMENLKQMVDVNTIVGDPVETKDGTVIIPISQISLGFASGGGQYGKKTSTHNTTNEKEKDKDYPFGGGSGAGISVKPSAFIVVGNGQMKLLPVDNESNIVNNFLDLIPALIEGIQNRIATKKPKTQKNKTSKTDSNCKLDENKKDEQEAN, encoded by the coding sequence ATGGCAAATCATCCAATTGAAGCACTTATGACAACTACCATGGAAAACTTAAAACAAATGGTTGATGTTAATACAATTGTTGGTGATCCAGTTGAGACAAAAGATGGAACTGTAATCATACCAATATCACAGATATCATTAGGTTTTGCTTCAGGTGGAGGACAATATGGTAAAAAAACTTCTACACACAATACTACAAATGAAAAAGAAAAAGATAAAGATTATCCTTTTGGAGGAGGTTCTGGAGCAGGTATATCCGTAAAACCTTCAGCATTTATTGTAGTTGGAAATGGACAGATGAAATTATTACCAGTTGACAATGAATCTAACATAGTTAACAATTTTTTAGATCTAATTCCAGCGTTAATTGAAGGTATTCAAAATAGAATTGCAACAAAAAAACCAAAGACACAAAAGAATAAAACATCAAAAACTGATAGTAATTGTAAACTTGATGAAAATAAAAAAGATGAACAAGAAGCAAATTAA
- a CDS encoding DUF2953 domain-containing protein codes for MKIVIIVFLLIFLIFLFIPIIIVIDYDSKKNYILEIKINLLSHKGLNLIVIKYLGKTKKEIKVLYLFKFRKNINPSKNIKSKIEELIEIYSQVKTNVINLKHSTKLIKFKLDVIIGCNNAASTAMIYGLINSVIYSLLGVLYNYSDPKKFKVTIVPDFNKEKKDIKFSCIILTRLAYIIIAGIKTFLIHKKL; via the coding sequence ATGAAAATTGTTATAATTGTATTTTTATTAATATTTCTTATATTTTTATTTATACCTATTATCATCGTAATAGACTATGATAGTAAAAAAAATTACATACTTGAAATAAAAATTAATCTTTTATCACATAAGGGTTTAAATTTAATAGTAATAAAATATTTAGGGAAAACCAAAAAAGAAATAAAAGTATTGTATTTATTTAAATTCAGAAAAAACATTAATCCATCAAAAAATATTAAATCAAAGATAGAAGAATTAATAGAAATATATTCTCAAGTAAAAACTAATGTTATAAATTTAAAGCATTCAACTAAATTAATCAAATTTAAACTTGATGTCATTATTGGTTGTAATAACGCTGCATCAACAGCAATGATCTATGGATTGATTAATTCAGTAATATATTCATTATTAGGTGTATTGTACAATTATAGTGACCCAAAAAAATTCAAGGTAACTATAGTGCCTGATTTTAATAAAGAAAAAAAAGATATTAAATTCAGTTGTATAATTCTTACTAGATTAGCTTATATTATTATTGCAGGTATAAAGACTTTTTTAATACATAAGAAATTATAA
- a CDS encoding ParM/StbA family protein, with amino-acid sequence MIIGVDKGSAYTKTSKGIKIKSTIRDWNENDIRLSGDDTKLVEIFGRKLVIGGTGSFSTDLLKSQHENTKILTYTAIAESFNQDYIKTNMVIGFPIGLYSRNKADMKNLFPTNELVEISINSKKKFIVFENVEVFPEAAGIYYLLNVKDALIIDIGGLSVDIAYFKNGKLIKHRTYPMGILKLYSKIANHLNSSYDLDLSEWDIEDVLVNGLELCGKKVDLNTDPIIINHVNEIVEKIKLEFPIKTISNVFFAGGGGKMLFYKFKKFISQSKLVEKSQIANAKAFEEIAKKIFSK; translated from the coding sequence TTGATTATTGGAGTAGATAAAGGTTCAGCATATACCAAAACTAGCAAAGGTATAAAAATCAAAAGTACTATTAGAGATTGGAATGAGAACGATATTAGACTTAGTGGTGATGATACAAAGCTTGTTGAAATATTTGGTCGTAAATTAGTTATTGGAGGTACTGGTAGCTTTTCTACAGATTTACTTAAATCACAGCATGAAAATACCAAAATATTAACTTATACAGCTATAGCTGAAAGCTTCAATCAGGATTATATAAAAACTAATATGGTAATTGGTTTTCCTATTGGCTTGTATTCAAGAAATAAAGCAGATATGAAAAATTTATTTCCTACAAATGAATTAGTTGAAATATCAATCAATTCTAAAAAAAAATTTATTGTTTTTGAAAATGTAGAAGTTTTTCCAGAAGCTGCTGGAATTTACTATCTACTTAATGTTAAAGATGCTTTAATAATTGATATTGGAGGTTTGAGTGTAGATATTGCTTATTTTAAGAACGGTAAATTAATTAAACATAGAACATATCCAATGGGCATATTGAAGCTCTATTCTAAAATTGCTAATCATCTTAATTCCAGCTATGATTTAGATCTTTCCGAATGGGATATTGAAGATGTATTAGTTAATGGGTTAGAGCTATGTGGCAAGAAAGTTGATCTTAATACAGACCCTATAATAATCAATCATGTCAATGAAATAGTGGAGAAAATCAAGTTGGAGTTTCCAATAAAGACAATAAGTAATGTTTTCTTTGCAGGGGGTGGAGGTAAAATGTTATTTTATAAATTTAAGAAGTTTATATCTCAAAGTAAATTAGTTGAAAAATCACAAATTGCTAATGCTAAAGCTTTTGAAGAAATAGCAAAAAAAATATTTAGCAAGTAG
- a CDS encoding ion transporter, which produces MLCLTKNKKITVLYDIVIAILALIAVTIAFIDICGKLSPDNYILVYLDKSILIIFTIDYFTRLFLAKNKKEFFKSNILDLIAIIPFNSMFRVLRVTRLLRLTKMTRLTKLFKTVRLIRFVAFSKKFAKKVNKFLRTNGFIYNIYITFSIVIIGAISIYIIEKGQTVDSLGDAVWWSFVTTTTVGYGDISPSTSLGRIVASILMLAGIGFIGMLTGTITTYFSFKKKDAPVNKDTTNIIDVSDLGEAEVKEILRFVEFVRSKKAN; this is translated from the coding sequence ATGCTTTGTTTAACTAAAAATAAAAAAATAACTGTTTTATATGATATTGTTATAGCAATATTAGCTCTAATTGCTGTTACTATTGCATTTATTGATATTTGTGGTAAACTTTCTCCTGATAATTATATATTAGTCTATTTAGACAAATCTATCCTAATAATATTTACTATTGATTATTTTACTAGATTATTTTTAGCAAAAAATAAAAAAGAATTTTTTAAAAGCAACATTCTTGATTTAATAGCAATAATACCTTTTAATTCAATGTTTAGAGTTTTACGAGTGACAAGATTATTAAGGCTTACTAAAATGACTAGGTTAACTAAACTATTTAAAACGGTTAGATTAATTAGATTTGTTGCCTTCTCTAAGAAATTTGCAAAAAAAGTTAATAAATTTTTGCGTACTAATGGCTTTATTTATAATATATATATTACTTTTTCTATTGTTATAATAGGTGCTATTTCTATTTATATAATTGAAAAGGGACAAACAGTTGATAGCTTAGGTGATGCTGTTTGGTGGAGTTTTGTAACTACTACAACTGTTGGATATGGTGATATTTCTCCAAGTACTTCATTAGGAAGGATTGTTGCATCTATATTGATGCTTGCTGGTATTGGTTTTATTGGTATGCTGACTGGTACTATTACTACATATTTTAGTTTTAAAAAGAAGGATGCGCCTGTTAATAAGGATACTACAAATATTATTGATGTTTCTGACCTGGGGGAAGCCGAGGTTAAAGAAATATTGCGGTTCGTTGAGTTTGTGAGGAGTAAAAAAGCAAATTAA
- a CDS encoding single-stranded DNA-binding protein, translating into MNSVLLIGRLTANPELRFLPGNGIAVTRFSLAVDKDLSKEKKAEAERLGKPTADFPKIVVWDRQAENCANYLAKGRLVAIQGRIQTGSYKTIEGYKRYTTEVVAERVKFLDYGNRQQNNYDATGGFQPVDDEDIPF; encoded by the coding sequence ATGAATAGCGTGCTATTAATAGGCAGATTAACAGCTAATCCAGAACTAAGATTTTTACCAGGCAATGGAATTGCTGTAACTAGATTTTCATTAGCAGTAGATAAAGACCTATCAAAAGAGAAAAAAGCTGAAGCAGAAAGATTAGGTAAACCTACAGCAGACTTTCCCAAAATAGTTGTCTGGGATAGACAAGCAGAAAATTGCGCTAATTATCTTGCAAAAGGGCGATTAGTAGCAATACAAGGAAGAATACAAACAGGGAGCTATAAAACAATAGAAGGTTACAAAAGGTACACCACTGAGGTAGTTGCTGAAAGAGTAAAATTCTTAGATTATGGAAACAGACAGCAAAATAATTATGATGCTACAGGTGGTTTTCAGCCAGTTGATGATGAAGATATACCGTTTTAA
- a CDS encoding helix-turn-helix transcriptional regulator, with protein sequence MCILLYRYTECIVKGDDTIKRNNLKKLRKERGLTQKQIAEHFEITTVFYGMIERGERNPTLDLAKQISVFFKTTIENIFFKQ encoded by the coding sequence ATTTGTATATTATTATATAGATATACAGAATGTATAGTAAAAGGAGATGATACTATAAAACGCAATAATTTAAAAAAACTTAGAAAAGAAAGAGGATTAACTCAAAAGCAAATTGCTGAACATTTTGAAATAACAACCGTATTTTATGGAATGATTGAAAGAGGCGAAAGAAATCCTACTTTAGATTTAGCAAAACAAATATCTGTTTTTTTTAAAACCACTATAGAAAATATTTTTTTTAAACAATAA